The sequence below is a genomic window from Actinomycetes bacterium.
AACAAAGCTCCATCCGGACGGCGAGATCGACATCTCCTACAGCGACGACATGGGACGCCACTGGGTGAAGGGCAACGGCGGCGTGGCGCTCGAGCCGCCCAACAACGCCTCCGCCAAGCAGGCCGGGCACGTCGAGGACAAGCAGTGGGTTGCCGTCAACCACATCCCCGGCAACAAGTTCCAGGACCACGTGTACGCCGCCTGGGCCGTCTTCAACGGCGCCTCGGCGGGCCAGGGAATCAAGGTGCGCATGGCCGTCTCCCGCGACCGCGGCCAAACCTTCGCCAAGGCGGTCACGATCAGCCCGCCCTCCCAGGTCGGCGCGGCGGTCACCTACGTGTACCCGGAGATCGACGCCGCCGGCAATGTCTACGTCGCGGTGGTCTCGTTCCCGCCCAACGGGACCTCCTCGACGATCTACGTCGCCCGCTCCAGCGACGACGCCCAAACGTTCACGCCGTTCGTGCCGATCACGACGGTGAATGGCGTCCCGGGCGGGGTCTTGCCGAACACCCGCTTCCGCGACGGCATCACCGAGAACCTCGCCGCGAGCCCGACCTATCCCAACCACCTCTACCTCACCTACGAGGATTGGGACGCGGCCTCCGGCCAGATGGACGTGAAGTTCAGGCAATCGACCGATGGCGGCTTCACCTGGACGACGCCGGTCGTGGTGAACGACAACGCCGACGCGGTCGGCGTGCCCACTGACCAGTTCCAGCCGTCGGTCGCCGCCGGCCCCGGCGGCGCGGTGGCGGTGGCGTTCTACGACCGTCGCGTGGCGTGCCCGAACGACGCGAGCGTCTTGCCTGCCGACGTCGGGCGGACGAACTTCTGCATCGATACCTCGTTGCAGGCCTACAAGGACAACGGCAGCGGGGCCGTGCCGGTCGGCGCGAACGTGCGGATCTCGAACTACACGTGGGATCCGGAGCAGCCGGGACAGCATCTCGGCGGGCTCTCGCAATACCCCTGCGCCGGAGCCAGGGACCCCTGCCCGACGGGCCGCGGGTTCATCGGCGACTACTTCGCGCTCGCGATCTCGAACGCGAACGTCTACGCGCTCATGGTCTCCACCCACTACCCCTCGAGCGTGACGGCCGACGAGGGCGGCCCGGTCTACTACCAGCAGCAGGTGCTGGCGACGGTGCCGCGCGCCGGCTTCGGCGCCGGCTACTGAGGGAGCGCAAGGGCCGGGCAAGAGCCCGCCCGGCCCTGCTCTTACGATAACTTCGGCCCCTACGGTCGAGCGCGACCTGCGAGAACGACTATCCGCACAGCGGTCCCTGCATATTGCTGACACGGAAGAGGTCACAGGTTCAAACTCTGTCGCGCCCACCACCATTCCCGCAGGTCACAGCGCTGCCGGCTCGGCGCTGGCAGCGCTCGCTGCATGTCTGGGCCGCGCACCCTCCTCGCGTCGAACCCGAGAACTCTCCGAGGGCCGGGCGACCGGGGTCCAGGCCATCACAAATGGCCACGGAGGGTAGTCGCTGCATCCCGTCCGGGCCTCACGCTCTCAGCCCTGCTCCTGACCGGCTGCGCGCCAGCCACGCGACACATGCGGGAGCATCGCGCTTCACCCGCTCCCCTGCGTAGCTCGGGCGCCAGCGGACGGGCGACCCGCGCCGGTCTGCCTCTTTCTGGGCGCCGCGGTCGAGTCTGGCCGCCCCGATCAAGCGGTCAAGCCTCCGTCCGAGCACACCTGGCCAGGTCAGCGGCCGACACCTGCCGCTGGCCTAACCCCACGGCCGCGGTTCGATTGGGTAGTGTGCCGCCTTTCGCCGACGTCAGGAGAGCGGTGGGGCGGTGGCGGGTGCTGGTTGGAGTGGGAGGCGCAGTTCGAAGCGGGCCCCGTGGCCGTGGGTGGCGTCGGTAACGAGCAGGTCGCCGCCCTGGCCGCGGGCGAGCTGACGGGCGATGTAGAGCCCGAGGCCAACCCCGCCGGTCTGCCGGTGCAGGTGGCTTTCGAGCTGAGTGAAGCGCTCGAAGATGCGCTGGCGGTCGGCGACGGGGATGCCCGGTCCGCGGTCTTCGACCGCGAGCACAGCCTGGGCGCCGTCCCGGAGGGCCGACAGGTGGACCGGGTACCCGCTCGGGGAGTACTTGCAGGCGTTGTCGACGAGATTGGCCAGGATCTGCACGACGGCGTCGTGGGCGGCGCGGACGGGTACCGGCGTGTCGGTGTCGACGAGGATGATCGGGCGGTCGTGGTGGCGGGCTTGGGCCTCGGCGGCCACCTGGCGGACGAGCAGGTCGCCGCTGAGGTCGGCGTGGCTGGTAGTGCTGGTGCTGGTGCTGGTGCTGGTTGCTGGGCGGTGGTCATCCTCTTCGAACTTGGCCGCGAGCAGCAGCTGCTCGATCAGCTGTTGCAGCCGGTCGCCTTGACGGAGGCTCATCGTGAGTAGCTCTTGCCGGTCGGTGGGGGCGAGGTGCTCGCCGCGGGCATGCACGGTGCGAAGCGCACCGAGGATCGTGGTGAGCGGGCTGCGCAGCTCGTGGGAGACGACGGCGAGCAGGTCCGCCTTCAGGCGGTCGGCCTGCTGGAGCTCGCGGACCAGCTGCTGCTCCTTGGCGGTCAGCCGGCGCTGGTGCTCGACAGCCTGTTCCGCCTGGACCCGGCGCTGATTGGCCAGGACTTCCCCCTTGGAGGCGCGGTAGGCCGCGGCGATGGGCAGCAGCAGGCCGGGCAGGAGCAGCAGGGTACGCTCGGCGATGAGCACCGCCACGGGCGTGAGGGCCAGCAGCATCAGCGAACTGGACAGCTCGACCGGAAGGTCGCGCAGCAGCCCGGCGGGCAGCCGGCCGCCGTCGGCAAGTGTGACGACGACGCTGACCAGCGCGTGGTTGACGACCAGGAAGGCCAATGCCCCGCCGATCATCGCCGGCAGCGTCCGCACGTTGACGGCCACGCCGCCGCCCAGGGCGGCATGCACACTGCCAGCGGCGGTGAGGGCAAGGACGTACTGGGCGGCGTTGAAGGCGACCTTGACGATGGCCTTGCGGCGGACCAGGTCGGCCAGGACGCAGCCGGCGGCGGTGGCCAGCACCGCCACGCTGGTCCCGCCCACGGGCACCAGCGCGTAGGCGAAGGCGCTGGTCACCAGCAGCTCCTTGACGGCGCCACGGCGCTGGATCGAGATGGGCAGCAGCTCACCAGCGACCACGCAGGCCAAGAAGACCGCGACCGGGAGCGGGACGCGCCAGCCGCGGGCCCCCTCGATCCGCGTCGCGGCACCCACGAGCACGACGGCGCCCGCCGTCACCACGCTGGCGATGTACCCCGCAAGCGGCCTGGACGCTGCTGCGGCTCGCGGCGCGCGCCCAGCCGGCGACCCCGCCCGACGCGGCCTTGGGGTGGCCGGTGGTGGGATCAGCGCTCCAGGGAGCGTGCCGGCCCGCTCGACGGTCCGGGCCCGGCTCATCGGGGGTGGCGACGAACCGGCGGACGGCAACGGCGGTGCTGGTCGACGCTCGAGCGGCGCCGGCTGGTGGCATCGTGTCCGCACAAGGCGCACCGTGGGCCCGGGACGAGGGCCCGCGCGGGAATGCTTGGCATGCCACCTTCCTCGGCACGGCGAGCCAGCCACTGGTGCTGGCAGGACACACCCTGTATCGGTCACGGCGCCTGCCCCATGAGGGTTTCCGCATGCGGACCCTGCTTCGTGCCGAGCCTGGTGGTGGCCGGTTCTCATCCACCGGGCACGCGCAGCACCGTCTAGTCATAGTTAAGCCTCTTGACAGGTTCGTGGGATTCGTGACAAGTTGCAGCTTCTTGGGATCCAGCACCTGCCGCGCCCTCGGGGTCGATCCGGTCCCCTCCTGCTCGCGGCAGCCACCGCCGCGAAGGAGGGATCTCGATGTCGGCCTGCCGCAAGTCGACCAAATGGGGCTAGTGACCCCTGGGCTGCCGCACGCGCTTGGGTCGCCTCGCCGTGCGGCAGCTCGTGCCCGATGTCCCTGACCGCCACGAGCGCGCCGGCGCGCCGTCCCGCCGCTCGGGGTCGGTTGCCCCTTCGATGACGCGGCCTGATGAGCGCTCTTCCTACCGCGCGGTCCTGCGGGTGCCGCATGCGCGGCCGCTGGTGTTCGCCGCGCTCGTCGGCCGCCTGTCGTTCGGCATGGGCCCGCTCGCCCTGGTGCTGGTCGTCCAGCACGCCACCGGCTCGTTCGCGCGGGCCGGGCTGGTCGCGGCCACAACGGCGCTCACCAGCGGGCTCCTCGCCCCAGTACGAGGCCGCCTCGTTGACCGCTACGGGCAGCAACGCTGCCTGCCGTGGTTGGCCATCGGCTACGCCGCCGGGCTGCTCGGCGTCCTCGGCGCAGCCCGGCTGAGCGCCATCGGCGTCCCGGGAAGCGTGGTCATGGCGGGCCTGGCCGGCGCGGCCGCACCGCCGCTGGCCGCCTCCACGCGCGTGCTGTGGGTGTCGCTCGTCGGCCGAGGAGCCCAACTGCAGACCGCCTACGCCCTTGACGCCGCCCTCGAGGAAGCACTGTTCACGATTGGGCCGCTGCTGACCGGCGCGCTGACCGCCCTTCTCTCGCCCGCCGCGGCGCTGGCCGCCTCCGCCGGGCTCGCTCTGGCCGGCACCGCCGCGTTCCTCGCCTCACCGGTCTCCCGCACCTGGCAACCGACCCCGACCGCCCCGGTCGGGTGGGCCGGCGCCCTGCGCGCAGCGGGCCTGCGGACCCTGGTCGTCTCCCTCGCCGGAGTGGGCGCCGCCGTTGGGATCTTCGACATCGGCCTCGTGGCCGCCGCCCGGCAGACAGGTTCCCCCGCGACCGGTGGCGTGCTGCTCGCCGTGCTGGCAGCGGGCAGCGCCGCGGGCGGACTATGGTACGGTGCCCGGACCTGGCGGCAACCGGTCGAGTGGCGCTTCCTCTGGCTGCTGGGCCTGCTCGCATTCGCGTGCCTGCCGATGGCCGCCGCCCGCTCCCTCCTGTGGCTCGGACTCATCGTTGCTGCGGTAGGTCTGCTGCTCGGCCCCCTGACCTGCTGCGCCAACGTGCTCACCACCCAACTGGCCCCCACAGGCACCCTGACTGAGGCGGCCACCTGGGTCACCACGGCCCAGAACGTGACTGCAGCGGCTGGGATCGCCCTGGCCGGCATCCTCGTCGACCAGGCCGGTGTGCCATGGACGCTGCGCAGCGCCTGGGTCTGCACAACCGCCGCCCTGCTCGTCTCCCTGATCGCCCGCCGGACGCTCACCAGCTGCCACAGCGACCCCGAGCGCAGGCCGTCCTGACCCCACGATGGCCGCCATGCCGCCTGAGCCGGCGCCAAGTCCGCCCGACCATCCCGACCTGCAGTCCGTCGGGCACCCC
It includes:
- a CDS encoding ATP-binding protein, producing MVTAGAVVLVGAATRIEGARGWRVPLPVAVFLACVVAGELLPISIQRRGAVKELLVTSAFAYALVPVGGTSVAVLATAAGCVLADLVRRKAIVKVAFNAAQYVLALTAAGSVHAALGGGVAVNVRTLPAMIGGALAFLVVNHALVSVVVTLADGGRLPAGLLRDLPVELSSSLMLLALTPVAVLIAERTLLLLPGLLLPIAAAYRASKGEVLANQRRVQAEQAVEHQRRLTAKEQQLVRELQQADRLKADLLAVVSHELRSPLTTILGALRTVHARGEHLAPTDRQELLTMSLRQGDRLQQLIEQLLLAAKFEEDDHRPATSTSTSTSTTSHADLSGDLLVRQVAAEAQARHHDRPIILVDTDTPVPVRAAHDAVVQILANLVDNACKYSPSGYPVHLSALRDGAQAVLAVEDRGPGIPVADRQRIFERFTQLESHLHRQTGGVGLGLYIARQLARGQGGDLLVTDATHGHGARFELRLPLQPAPATAPPLS
- a CDS encoding sialidase family protein, with translation QGYDCVSTGTQAMPPSWTDTTDPNVDFDTTGRVYQTMLPFNSFFDATKLHPDGEIDISYSDDMGRHWVKGNGGVALEPPNNASAKQAGHVEDKQWVAVNHIPGNKFQDHVYAAWAVFNGASAGQGIKVRMAVSRDRGQTFAKAVTISPPSQVGAAVTYVYPEIDAAGNVYVAVVSFPPNGTSSTIYVARSSDDAQTFTPFVPITTVNGVPGGVLPNTRFRDGITENLAASPTYPNHLYLTYEDWDAASGQMDVKFRQSTDGGFTWTTPVVVNDNADAVGVPTDQFQPSVAAGPGGAVAVAFYDRRVACPNDASVLPADVGRTNFCIDTSLQAYKDNGSGAVPVGANVRISNYTWDPEQPGQHLGGLSQYPCAGARDPCPTGRGFIGDYFALAISNANVYALMVSTHYPSSVTADEGGPVYYQQQVLATVPRAGFGAGY
- a CDS encoding MFS transporter — translated: MTRPDERSSYRAVLRVPHARPLVFAALVGRLSFGMGPLALVLVVQHATGSFARAGLVAATTALTSGLLAPVRGRLVDRYGQQRCLPWLAIGYAAGLLGVLGAARLSAIGVPGSVVMAGLAGAAAPPLAASTRVLWVSLVGRGAQLQTAYALDAALEEALFTIGPLLTGALTALLSPAAALAASAGLALAGTAAFLASPVSRTWQPTPTAPVGWAGALRAAGLRTLVVSLAGVGAAVGIFDIGLVAAARQTGSPATGGVLLAVLAAGSAAGGLWYGARTWRQPVEWRFLWLLGLLAFACLPMAAARSLLWLGLIVAAVGLLLGPLTCCANVLTTQLAPTGTLTEAATWVTTAQNVTAAAGIALAGILVDQAGVPWTLRSAWVCTTAALLVSLIARRTLTSCHSDPERRPS